In Ischnura elegans chromosome 9, ioIscEleg1.1, whole genome shotgun sequence, the following proteins share a genomic window:
- the LOC124165553 gene encoding CGG triplet repeat-binding protein 1-like, translating to MCKYCNCRIEWARKDTCAKHCEGAGHKKFKEEAKEKGQSVKRQASLQETYQSSKMARVEKNYFVMATCKAFLEANIPIEKVDNLSLRSWMSEYIPGAGDLPSADMMRKTYIPQVREEEEAFMRQKVKDQQVSILCDETTDRKGQCVFLVLIKILECSDSSKLYVGGQRFYPMLMLLNVVGQ from the exons atgtgcaaATACTGCAACTGCCGAATTGAATGGGCACGTAAAGATACCTGTGCTAAGCACTGTGAGGGTGCAGGACATAAGAAATTCAAAGAAGAAGCGAAGGAGAAGGGTCAATCAGTGAAACGGCAAGCTTCACTCCAAGAAACCTACCAAAGTTCTAAAATGGcaagagtagaaaaaaattatttcgttatgGCCACCTGTAAAGCATTTTTGGAAGCCAATATTCCAATAGAAAAAGTAGATAACCTCAGTCTGCGATCGTGGATGAGTGAATACATCCCAG gtgctgGAGATTTGCCTTCAGCTGATATGATGCGGAAGACTTACATCCCTCAAGTCCGAGAAGAAGAGGAGGCATTTATGAGACAAAAAGTAAAAGACCAACAAGTTTCAATTCTCTGTGATGAAACAACAGATAGAAAAGGGCAGTGTGTTTttctagttttaattaaaatcctaGAATGTAGTGACAGCTCCAAATTGTATGTCGGGGGGCAAAGATTTTATCCAATGCTAATGCTACTGAATGTGGTCGGGCAATAA